The Staphylococcus haemolyticus region ATCCTAACCATTTCCAATATGTCAAACTAAATATGATTACTAAGATATAGGCAATAATAGTTAGTGGTACTCCTGTCTTTAGGAAGTCTTTAACTGTGAATGTACCCGTACCATAAGCAAGCATGTTTTGTGGTGCGCTAACAGGTAATAAGAAACCAAAGCTAATTACAAATTGTTGAATGAGCACAAATCCAATCGATTGATCACCTAAATGTAATGTAGCTGTAAGTGATATAAATACCGGTATGAGCGCTGAAGATAAACTTGTTGCACTCGCGAACCCAAGATGAATCAAGATATTAAATAGTGTTATAAGAGCAATAGTAGCTATGAGTGGCATATGTTGTAACCCCATAAGCCCGAAGGTTTGGTCACTCAGCCACTGTGCAGCGCCTGTTTTTAGTAGTACATTCCCTAATGAAATCCCTACTCCAAATACTATAATTGTTCCCCAAGGTATTGTTTTTTCTACACCTTTCCATGTAATAACACCAACTTTAGGTGTTAACATAATTGCTAAAGCAATTAAAGTAATTGACGCAGAGTCTATAGGATGTAGAATCTTTTCAGTAGACCAGAAGAAAAGTAATAACACAGATATAATTATCAGACGCCATTCTCTAAAAGATACTGGTCCTAATTTATCTAATTCTTCTTTTATCAATTCTTTGCCACCTTCAATTTCTTTATGTTCAGGTGGCATCACTTTCATCATGATAAAGAATAAAGCGATTGACATAAGGATAGACCATGGTGCTGCATATAAGAACCATTCTCCCCATGACACATCGTGTCCTAAGTTCTGATTAATAAAATTAGTAGCTACAATATTTTGAGCAGCCGCTGTTTTTATACCAATGTTCCAAATCGAAACGGCCTGGACTGCTGTAATAATTAAAAGTGATGCAAGTTTACTTTCTTTTGATACTTTGAATGCGGCAATCATACCTAATAAGATTGGTACAACTGCACCCGCTCTTGCAGTTGCTGAAGGAACAAAGAAAGCTAATAAAATTGAAACTAAGATCGCACCGATAACAATATTACGTGTTTTATTACCTACAATTGATAGCACTAGTAAAGCCAAACGTTTATGTAATTGCGTCTCTTGCATCGCTGCTGCCAAAAATAATGCCGCTGCTACTAATGCAACCGCAGATGTCGAAAATCCACTAAATGCATGCGTTAATGCATTTCCCGTGCCTAACCAATCAGCGCCAGATAATATTTTATCTCCCTCTTTTGGATTACCTAGTTTCTCTGACAGTTGTTGGACTGGACTAAATCCACAAATTAAAATGATTAAACCTAAAATCATTGTTGCTGAAACTGGATACGTCACAGCTTCGGTTACCCACATAATAACGGCAAACGCTAAGATGGCAAGAGCTCCTTTTGCCATTATTGGTAACCCTGCTGGTGTTGGTAATAACAAGATAATTAATAAAATGGCAAAGCTTATAATAATCCAAATTGGCTTGTAACCACTTTTACTCTTTTTCCCTTTTTTATTTTTTAAAAGGTTGTTATTCTCCTGTGTAGCCTGCACTTTTTCCATAGATACCACTCCCTTAATTCGTCAATTTCAGTATATCAAGAAAGCGCTTCATCAACGATTGAATGTGACAAAATACACAAAATATTCACTTTTCATATTATTTTAAGCATAAAAAAACTTTGTGATAACGTCTTACTGACTATCACAAAGTCTATGTCATTCTTAACAAAATTATTTAACCAAAAATTTCACGATTTAAGCCAAAAACATATAATAGCGTAAAGAATGTAGCCCCACTTAAAACGGTCAAAATTAAAGATAAAATAAGTGTTCGTTTAAAGCGATTAATAAAAGCTATGAATAAAATACCTAAATTGTATGCAAAAAAGAGTCCGAATAAAGACATTGTCACTTTAATGTTAGTATAAAATATATTAAATAGCAGTACGATAATAGCAAAAACTGTATAAGGAATCGTAATACATCTAAATTCAAAACGAATTTGTTTCGTACGTTTATCTTCGTTATTCATGGTCAAACCCTCCTATTTTTATTATAAAACATAAAAAAGTAAACGCCTATGTCATAACTGTGACAAAACGATATTATGTGAATTGAATCATATCAAGTTGATTACGTAATCTATCTGTATCCAATGACTCTCCAATGATAACGATAGTCATCGGTACGTCTTTATAGATAATGCCATAATCAGGTAAGCCCATTGCATATTGAAATTCATATGTTACTTCTGGTAGATCTCTAAACTTCACAAATCCTTTTAAGCGAAGTACACTATCTGGCAAACGCATAATAAATTGATAAAATAACTGACGGTCTATTGCTGCTGTAAATGTATACTGCATCGACTGAATTCCATGATGATGTATATGTTTATGCTGAATTTCAT contains the following coding sequences:
- a CDS encoding SLC13 family permease, encoding MEKVQATQENNNLLKNKKGKKSKSGYKPIWIIISFAILLIILLLPTPAGLPIMAKGALAILAFAVIMWVTEAVTYPVSATMILGLIILICGFSPVQQLSEKLGNPKEGDKILSGADWLGTGNALTHAFSGFSTSAVALVAAALFLAAAMQETQLHKRLALLVLSIVGNKTRNIVIGAILVSILLAFFVPSATARAGAVVPILLGMIAAFKVSKESKLASLLIITAVQAVSIWNIGIKTAAAQNIVATNFINQNLGHDVSWGEWFLYAAPWSILMSIALFFIMMKVMPPEHKEIEGGKELIKEELDKLGPVSFREWRLIIISVLLLFFWSTEKILHPIDSASITLIALAIMLTPKVGVITWKGVEKTIPWGTIIVFGVGISLGNVLLKTGAAQWLSDQTFGLMGLQHMPLIATIALITLFNILIHLGFASATSLSSALIPVFISLTATLHLGDQSIGFVLIQQFVISFGFLLPVSAPQNMLAYGTGTFTVKDFLKTGVPLTIIAYILVIIFSLTYWKWLGLV